A genomic region of Polynucleobacter necessarius contains the following coding sequences:
- the ccmC gene encoding heme ABC transporter permease CcmC — MNQPNNSSFSENRLINWFKLSSPSTFYPVAGKLIPIFLVLAGLFGAAGLWVSFFVAPVDAVQGQGYRIIFIHVPASWMSMFIYLVMAMWAGLGLVFNTRLSAMMAQALAPVGAWMAFLSLWTGAFWGKPMWGAWWVWDARLTSELILLFLYLGFIALQASIDNPRRADKAGAILALVGVVNVPIIYFSVKWWNTLHQGASVSLTKAPAMAQTMLLGMLLMALCFWMYSIAVGLMRVRTIILEREAHADWVRQLSEVKN, encoded by the coding sequence ATGAACCAACCAAATAACTCCTCCTTTTCTGAAAACCGCTTGATTAACTGGTTTAAGTTATCAAGCCCGAGCACCTTCTATCCGGTGGCGGGCAAGTTAATCCCTATTTTTTTGGTGCTCGCAGGGTTATTTGGCGCCGCTGGTTTATGGGTGAGTTTTTTTGTAGCACCAGTCGATGCTGTTCAAGGTCAAGGCTATCGAATTATTTTTATCCATGTGCCTGCTTCATGGATGTCGATGTTTATTTACTTAGTCATGGCCATGTGGGCTGGGTTGGGATTGGTATTTAATACACGCCTGTCTGCCATGATGGCTCAAGCACTTGCACCTGTTGGGGCATGGATGGCCTTCTTATCTTTATGGACAGGTGCCTTCTGGGGCAAGCCAATGTGGGGTGCTTGGTGGGTTTGGGATGCACGTCTGACATCAGAGTTGATATTGTTATTTTTGTATTTAGGCTTTATCGCTTTGCAGGCCTCTATTGATAATCCACGTAGAGCTGATAAAGCTGGCGCAATCTTGGCATTGGTTGGAGTGGTGAATGTGCCTATCATTTATTTCTCGGTGAAATGGTGGAATACCTTGCATCAAGGCGCGTCGGTTTCTTTAACTAAGGCGCCTGCTATGGCTCAGACCATGTTGCTAGGAATGTTATTAATGGCTTTATGTTTCTGGATGTACTCGATTGCAGTAGGCTTGATGCGAGTCAGGACCATCATTCTGGAGCGTGAGGCTCATGCTGATTGGGTGAGACAATTAAGCGAGGTTAAGAATTAA
- the ccmD gene encoding heme exporter protein CcmD, producing the protein MWNSPSEFFAMGGYALYAWSSFGVCALVMLIEPLAIRARFKAVIRRLQQERLAEQFDKESSK; encoded by the coding sequence ATGTGGAATAGCCCTTCTGAATTCTTTGCTATGGGTGGCTACGCACTTTACGCGTGGAGTAGTTTTGGTGTTTGCGCTTTGGTGATGCTGATTGAGCCTTTAGCAATTCGTGCACGCTTCAAAGCGGTTATTCGTAGACTTCAACAAGAGCGCCTAGCAGAGCAGTTTGATAAAGAGAGCAGTAAGTGA
- the ccmA gene encoding cytochrome c biogenesis heme-transporting ATPase CcmA — MANNISPTSSKTSYVLEARALTCVRGEKRLFSGLNLRVVSGSCLHVRGENGVGKTSLLRLLTGLAKPESGGVLWGNLSIASNAIAYHRDLLFLGHRDALKEDLSALENLQMYASLDGVALSHEKALATLWRFGLRGREDLPANYLSAGQKRRVLMARMLTRQAKLWILDEPFNALDVKAVQELQSLIAGQLEDGGLVIFTSHQEVNLPNVQVLDL; from the coding sequence ATGGCAAACAATATTTCCCCGACCTCCAGCAAGACCAGCTATGTGCTCGAAGCCCGCGCTCTAACTTGCGTGCGAGGTGAAAAACGACTTTTTTCAGGCTTAAATCTGCGGGTAGTCTCCGGAAGTTGCTTGCATGTTCGAGGTGAGAACGGAGTTGGCAAAACAAGTTTGCTGCGCCTTTTGACTGGCTTGGCTAAACCTGAATCTGGCGGGGTTCTTTGGGGCAATCTATCTATCGCATCCAATGCCATCGCTTATCACCGTGATCTTTTGTTTCTGGGGCATAGAGATGCTCTGAAGGAAGACCTCAGCGCTTTAGAAAATTTACAAATGTATGCGTCGCTCGATGGTGTTGCATTGAGTCACGAAAAAGCGTTGGCTACTTTATGGCGTTTTGGTCTACGTGGTCGCGAAGACTTGCCAGCGAATTACTTATCTGCAGGACAGAAGCGACGCGTCCTAATGGCGCGAATGTTAACTCGTCAGGCCAAACTATGGATCTTGGATGAGCCGTTTAATGCTCTCGACGTGAAGGCCGTACAAGAACTGCAAAGCTTGATTGCAGGGCAGCTGGAGGATGGTGGCTTGGTGATTTTCACTAGCCATCAAGAGGTGAATCTACCTAATGTGCAGGTGCTCGACCTATGA
- a CDS encoding thiol-disulfide oxidoreductase DCC family protein: protein MTQLEKLTLFYDGACPLCQAEILFLSGRNKAGLLDFIDINSDRFDSDRIGISCEAALAAMYGQFASGKLIHGVPVFSEAYRRANLPALAWLLSRATLQPILRVFYRFFANNRHAISSLFSPIALRLAKHQSSKVGQ, encoded by the coding sequence ATGACTCAATTAGAAAAACTCACTTTGTTTTACGATGGCGCTTGCCCTTTGTGTCAGGCGGAGATTCTTTTTTTATCCGGTAGAAATAAAGCAGGATTACTCGATTTTATTGATATCAACTCCGATCGATTTGACTCAGACAGGATCGGTATTTCCTGTGAGGCTGCCTTGGCGGCGATGTACGGACAATTTGCTAGTGGTAAATTAATCCATGGGGTACCTGTTTTTTCTGAGGCATACCGCAGGGCCAACCTCCCAGCTTTAGCTTGGTTATTATCTAGGGCAACTCTGCAGCCTATTTTGCGAGTTTTCTATCGCTTTTTTGCTAATAACAGACATGCTATTTCAAGCCTTTTTAGTCCAATAGCATTGCGTTTGGCAAAACACCAATCGTCAAAGGTGGGCCAATGA
- a CDS encoding DUF1345 domain-containing protein: MAQLQGLITFFLLSPETVLAARLALSWSAAGGLYLLLSYFMMYFSSEENILTLSKKEDDGAAVILLIIIFGAAASLIAIVIILSSLKSLPFSVAARYIALVLTTYIISWLFVHTAFALHYAHVYYQELQKTNEAPLLFAAKPKPTYVDFLYFSMVVGMPCQTADVNIASSRIRFLVMIQGMTAFAFNASLLALAINLISGVVAFS; this comes from the coding sequence TTGGCGCAGCTGCAGGGCCTCATCACCTTCTTTTTGTTATCGCCTGAAACCGTCCTGGCAGCTCGCTTAGCGCTATCCTGGTCCGCAGCAGGAGGTCTATATCTATTGCTTAGCTACTTCATGATGTATTTCTCATCTGAAGAAAACATCCTCACACTCTCCAAGAAAGAGGATGATGGCGCCGCCGTCATTTTGCTCATCATTATTTTTGGGGCGGCAGCTAGCCTCATTGCAATTGTGATTATTCTGTCGAGCCTTAAATCTCTGCCATTCTCGGTAGCGGCACGCTATATCGCCCTGGTGTTGACTACATACATCATCTCCTGGCTTTTTGTGCACACTGCATTCGCCCTGCACTATGCCCACGTTTACTATCAAGAGCTTCAAAAGACCAATGAAGCCCCTTTGCTGTTTGCAGCAAAACCAAAGCCCACTTACGTAGACTTTCTATACTTTTCAATGGTGGTTGGCATGCCTTGCCAAACTGCTGACGTCAATATCGCCAGCTCACGCATACGCTTTTTAGTCATGATTCAAGGTATGACCGCGTTTGCCTTCAATGCCTCCTTGCTTGCTTTAGCAATCAACCTGATCTCAGGGGTAGTGGCCTTTAGCTGA
- a CDS encoding chalcone isomerase family protein → MKTLKFLLVVCALNLSLFTSGFARDLNPIETGLNPAKLQGSGKLTWWGLHVYDASFYRSGGFTSPEFALHLKYYKSFSGASIANRSADELKKIGVPDTQATLWGKELSALLPNVESGQALTAIYTPKQGTNFYHDGKQVGQIAGAEFPKAFFGIWLDPKTSAPQLRTELLGQSCPPPLFNEVCK, encoded by the coding sequence ATGAAGACTCTCAAATTCTTGTTGGTGGTTTGCGCCCTCAACCTTTCCCTTTTTACTAGTGGATTTGCGCGCGATCTAAATCCCATTGAAACAGGCCTGAATCCTGCAAAGCTTCAAGGAAGTGGCAAGCTCACTTGGTGGGGTTTACATGTTTATGACGCATCTTTTTATCGTTCAGGAGGTTTTACCTCTCCAGAATTTGCGTTGCACTTGAAATATTACAAATCATTTTCTGGAGCCTCTATCGCCAATCGCAGCGCGGATGAGCTGAAAAAAATTGGCGTACCTGATACGCAGGCGACTCTGTGGGGTAAAGAGCTTTCGGCGCTCTTGCCTAATGTTGAGTCTGGTCAAGCATTGACGGCAATTTACACTCCTAAGCAGGGCACTAATTTCTATCATGATGGGAAACAAGTTGGACAAATTGCTGGAGCTGAATTTCCAAAAGCCTTCTTTGGTATTTGGCTTGACCCAAAGACAAGCGCACCACAGCTGCGCACAGAGCTACTTGGACAAAGCTGTCCGCCACCACTTTTTAATGAGGTCTGCAAATAA
- a CDS encoding heme lyase CcmF/NrfE family subunit, whose translation MIPEFGHYTLILALCVACIQGVLPLVGAHYGRREWLVLARPAAQTVFLLLAIAFAILAWSFYINDFSVLYVAEHSNSQLPVVYRLGAVWGGHEGSLLLWIFLLSTWTILVAQLSKALDEFMVARVIGVLGLVTSGLLLFVLTTSSPFTRLLPAAQDGRSLNPLLQDPGLVFHPPMLYMGYVGFSVAFAFAIASLLSGRLDAAWARWSRPWTTAAWIFLTLGIALGSWWAYYELGWGGWWFWDPVENASFIPWLVGTALLHSLAATEKRGGFKSWTVLLAITAFSLSLLGTFLVRSGVLTSVHAFATDPRRGIFILIFLALVVGSSLVLYAWRAPKSALGSKFSLSSRETFILLGNVFLVVSAGSVLLGTLYPLLIDALHLGKISVGPPYFNSVFVPIMIPLLVLMGVGPWTSWKNTNLVTVVKRLWLAGLVAVVAAGVAIPLIMGQFTWLAGLGLLLAFWVIASGCLQIIRQAKAGKPTRSFVGMQVAHLGIAVFVIGVTMVGAYQEEKDVRMSAGDTVSVGGYQIQLQSVTAAMGPNYQAMRGAFLLTKNGKTETTMYPEKRSYFSSTMPMTEAAIDAGLTRDIYVSLGEELDDKSWAVRVYYKPFVDWIWGGCLLMALGGVLAISDKRYRIKLKKQIS comes from the coding sequence ATGATTCCTGAGTTTGGGCATTACACATTAATACTTGCTCTTTGTGTTGCTTGCATACAAGGGGTCTTGCCTTTAGTTGGCGCGCATTATGGCCGCCGTGAGTGGTTAGTCTTAGCTAGACCAGCAGCCCAAACAGTTTTTCTCTTGCTTGCCATTGCATTCGCAATTCTGGCCTGGAGTTTTTACATTAATGACTTTTCAGTGCTCTATGTAGCAGAGCATTCCAATTCCCAGCTGCCAGTCGTTTATCGTTTAGGTGCTGTATGGGGTGGGCATGAAGGTTCTTTGTTGTTGTGGATTTTCTTATTAAGCACATGGACTATCTTGGTTGCTCAACTCTCTAAAGCTTTGGACGAGTTTATGGTGGCGCGAGTCATTGGTGTTCTAGGGCTTGTGACTAGCGGTCTCTTATTGTTTGTGTTGACTACGTCTAGTCCCTTCACGCGTCTTTTACCTGCAGCGCAAGATGGCCGCTCATTAAATCCGCTCCTACAAGATCCCGGATTAGTCTTTCATCCACCAATGTTGTACATGGGATATGTTGGGTTTTCTGTGGCTTTTGCATTTGCTATCGCCTCTTTGTTGTCTGGCAGATTAGATGCTGCCTGGGCACGCTGGTCTCGACCTTGGACCACTGCAGCGTGGATATTTTTAACGCTAGGCATTGCTCTAGGTTCATGGTGGGCATATTACGAGTTGGGTTGGGGCGGTTGGTGGTTCTGGGATCCGGTTGAAAATGCCTCTTTCATTCCTTGGTTAGTTGGCACTGCACTCCTACACTCATTGGCGGCTACCGAGAAACGCGGTGGATTTAAAAGCTGGACCGTGTTGTTGGCAATTACCGCGTTCTCACTCTCTTTGTTGGGAACATTCTTGGTCCGCTCGGGCGTACTAACATCTGTTCATGCTTTTGCAACAGACCCAAGACGCGGCATCTTCATTCTGATCTTCTTGGCTTTAGTGGTTGGATCTTCTTTAGTGCTGTACGCATGGCGTGCGCCTAAGAGTGCTCTAGGCAGTAAATTTAGTTTGAGCTCAAGAGAAACCTTCATCTTGCTAGGCAATGTATTTTTAGTAGTCTCCGCTGGCTCGGTGTTGCTTGGCACTCTTTATCCATTGCTGATCGATGCACTTCACTTAGGTAAGATTTCTGTCGGCCCTCCATACTTCAATAGTGTGTTTGTGCCCATCATGATTCCTTTATTGGTGTTGATGGGAGTTGGACCTTGGACAAGCTGGAAAAATACCAATCTAGTTACCGTAGTTAAGCGCTTATGGCTTGCAGGCTTGGTAGCAGTGGTTGCGGCGGGTGTTGCCATTCCTCTCATCATGGGTCAATTTACTTGGTTGGCAGGCCTAGGGCTCTTATTGGCTTTCTGGGTGATAGCTTCAGGTTGTCTGCAAATCATTCGTCAAGCAAAAGCAGGTAAACCTACTCGCTCATTTGTTGGTATGCAAGTTGCCCATCTTGGAATAGCTGTATTTGTGATTGGCGTCACCATGGTTGGCGCATATCAAGAGGAAAAAGATGTGCGCATGTCAGCAGGTGATACGGTTTCTGTTGGCGGCTATCAAATTCAGTTACAAAGCGTTACAGCTGCAATGGGTCCAAATTATCAAGCAATGCGCGGCGCATTCCTATTGACCAAAAATGGCAAAACAGAAACTACGATGTATCCAGAAAAGCGTAGTTATTTCTCCTCCACAATGCCAATGACAGAAGCGGCTATTGATGCAGGCTTAACTCGAGATATATATGTTTCCCTTGGTGAAGAGTTGGATGACAAATCTTGGGCGGTACGTGTTTACTACAAACCTTTTGTAGATTGGATTTGGGGTGGTTGCTTGTTAATGGCGCTTGGTGGAGTTTTGGCGATCTCAGATAAGCGCTATCGCATCAAATTGAAAAAGCAGATCTCATGA
- a CDS encoding cytochrome c-type biogenesis protein CcmH has protein sequence MMKRLLLIALCAFSLSISYAKDAAPLADDPLTEQRLISISEEMRCLVCQNESLAGSRSDLANDLRREIRILIKEGKSDDQIRTFMVERYGDFVLYRPPIKPITWLLWIGPFVILLIGIVGLLGYLRRRNSSVPSTILTDEDNQKIDALLNNAGKEDKSN, from the coding sequence ATGATGAAGCGCTTATTGCTCATTGCCTTATGTGCTTTTAGCTTGAGCATTTCTTATGCCAAGGATGCTGCTCCATTGGCCGATGATCCGCTGACTGAGCAGCGTTTAATCAGCATCTCCGAAGAAATGCGCTGCCTGGTTTGTCAAAATGAGTCACTTGCGGGATCCCGCTCTGATTTGGCAAATGATTTGCGTCGAGAAATTCGCATCCTGATTAAAGAAGGTAAGAGCGACGATCAAATCAGAACCTTTATGGTCGAGCGCTATGGTGATTTTGTTTTATATCGTCCACCTATTAAGCCAATCACCTGGCTGCTTTGGATTGGGCCTTTTGTCATCCTTCTCATCGGTATCGTTGGGTTGTTAGGTTACTTACGCAGAAGAAACAGCAGTGTGCCCAGCACCATTTTAACGGATGAGGATAACCAAAAAATTGATGCCTTGCTAAATAACGCCGGCAAAGAAGATAAGAGCAATTAA
- the ccmI gene encoding c-type cytochrome biogenesis protein CcmI translates to MTSFLIPAFLLLVLVLVLLLRPFIFPAKGELTSRRQMNAAIYRDELEKLEAERESGVINAVDYEISHAEMRQRLFQDTSEEDDRAVMGSSKKTIIGLCIFIVLLSSVMYFSLGDATRVAERNAEQPMTREGVEKMVAEFATKMEKDPSNLKGWAMLARSYRILGRNQEAAVAYEGAGSFIDSDPQLLADYADVLATNANGSFTGKLTQLINKALKLDPNNLMALWLSGTASYTSGNYKAAVQAWEKLAQQLPPGTEEARSIEGSIADARSKGGLPSASPVAAGGKSISGTIEITADLRPKLKAGDIVMVIARNPGERMPVAVLKTAASEFPMSFSLTDALAMNPSAPLSKLSEASIEVRVSKTGMAKPEAGDLISSAKTVKVGSSNVRLLVDQVRQ, encoded by the coding sequence ATGACCAGCTTTCTCATTCCAGCATTTCTTTTATTAGTCTTGGTATTGGTGCTCTTATTGCGCCCCTTTATATTCCCGGCGAAAGGTGAGCTCACCTCTCGCCGTCAAATGAATGCTGCGATTTATCGTGATGAACTGGAGAAGTTAGAGGCTGAGCGCGAATCTGGCGTGATCAATGCAGTTGATTATGAAATTTCTCATGCAGAAATGCGTCAGCGCTTATTTCAAGATACCAGCGAAGAAGATGATCGTGCTGTTATGGGTTCAAGCAAGAAAACGATAATTGGTCTTTGCATCTTTATTGTTTTGCTTTCATCCGTCATGTATTTTTCATTAGGCGATGCCACGCGTGTTGCCGAAAGAAATGCAGAGCAGCCAATGACGCGTGAGGGTGTTGAGAAAATGGTTGCCGAGTTTGCGACCAAGATGGAGAAGGATCCAAGCAATCTAAAGGGTTGGGCCATGTTGGCTCGCTCCTATCGTATCTTGGGCCGGAATCAAGAGGCAGCGGTTGCCTATGAAGGCGCAGGCAGTTTTATTGACTCTGATCCTCAGTTGTTGGCTGACTATGCGGATGTCTTAGCTACAAATGCGAATGGTAGTTTTACCGGTAAACTCACTCAGCTAATTAATAAAGCTCTGAAGTTAGATCCTAATAATTTGATGGCGCTTTGGCTTTCTGGAACTGCTTCCTATACCTCCGGAAACTACAAGGCAGCTGTTCAGGCTTGGGAAAAGCTTGCGCAGCAATTACCACCTGGCACAGAAGAAGCGCGCTCAATAGAAGGTTCGATTGCCGATGCTCGCTCCAAAGGCGGCCTTCCTTCTGCAAGTCCTGTTGCAGCCGGTGGTAAATCCATTAGCGGCACGATTGAGATTACTGCCGACCTAAGGCCCAAACTTAAGGCTGGAGATATTGTGATGGTGATTGCCCGTAACCCGGGAGAGCGCATGCCTGTGGCAGTGCTAAAGACTGCCGCATCTGAATTTCCAATGAGTTTCTCTTTGACTGATGCATTGGCTATGAATCCAAGCGCGCCATTATCTAAATTATCGGAAGCCTCTATTGAAGTCAGAGTCTCCAAAACGGGTATGGCTAAACCGGAAGCAGGGGATTTAATTTCCTCTGCAAAAACCGTTAAGGTCGGATCAAGTAATGTCCGACTCTTGGTTGATCAAGTACGTCAATAA
- the ccmE gene encoding cytochrome c maturation protein CcmE, with product MKPRHKRAVIIIAALAVIGVAALLILNALNSNIALYVTPSEVAAGKAPNGQAFRIGGMVKDGSVKRDGLTVHFVITDMAKDIPVSYTGILPDLFKEGKGAVIQGRLNSNGEFVASEVLAKHDENYMPPEAKHALDQAQKNGSNK from the coding sequence GTGAAACCTAGACATAAACGTGCAGTCATCATTATTGCGGCTCTCGCTGTTATAGGCGTGGCTGCACTTCTGATTTTGAATGCGCTAAATAGCAATATAGCTTTGTATGTCACCCCAAGTGAGGTTGCTGCTGGCAAGGCTCCTAATGGACAAGCATTTAGGATTGGCGGCATGGTGAAAGACGGGTCAGTCAAACGCGATGGACTTACAGTACATTTTGTAATTACCGATATGGCAAAAGATATTCCAGTGTCTTACACCGGTATTCTTCCTGATTTATTTAAAGAAGGTAAAGGCGCAGTGATTCAGGGTCGCCTTAATTCGAATGGCGAATTTGTGGCTAGTGAAGTCTTAGCAAAGCATGATGAAAACTACATGCCGCCCGAAGCTAAGCATGCTTTAGATCAGGCACAGAAAAACGGAAGTAATAAATGA
- a CDS encoding phasin family protein, which translates to MSKKSFDTKVVQGQQRAVEATKAAGRVAIESAQAIAHINQQATQELAELIQKRVSELMKTQDSKTAFDYIHAEVLQDAAKEISQYHNQLLQVLKSGNQELSDIAEKMIKESKADLIHFVNDATDNAPLGSEAYVSVFKASFNNALQNFELIRAAMADPFSNFEKSVENVSNLSGVKAAPKKKS; encoded by the coding sequence ATGAGTAAGAAATCATTTGATACAAAGGTTGTGCAAGGTCAGCAACGAGCAGTTGAAGCTACCAAGGCTGCTGGAAGGGTGGCGATCGAAAGTGCGCAGGCCATTGCACATATTAATCAGCAGGCAACACAAGAGCTTGCCGAGTTAATTCAGAAGCGCGTTTCAGAGTTGATGAAGACTCAGGACTCTAAGACTGCGTTTGACTATATTCATGCTGAGGTATTGCAGGATGCGGCTAAAGAGATTTCGCAATATCACAATCAATTGCTTCAGGTATTAAAGAGTGGCAATCAAGAGCTTTCTGATATTGCGGAGAAAATGATTAAAGAGTCAAAAGCAGATTTGATTCATTTCGTTAATGACGCGACCGATAATGCACCGCTGGGAAGTGAGGCTTACGTTTCAGTATTTAAGGCCTCGTTTAATAACGCCTTGCAAAATTTTGAATTGATTCGCGCGGCAATGGCAGACCCATTCTCTAACTTTGAAAAGAGTGTCGAGAATGTTAGCAATCTATCGGGCGTCAAAGCTGCCCCCAAGAAAAAGAGCTAA
- the ahpC gene encoding alkyl hydroperoxide reductase subunit C, which translates to MSLINTAVQPFKTQAFHNGKFVTVSDESLKGKWSVLIFMPAAFTFNCPTEIEDAAENYAEFQKMGAEVYIVTTDTHFSHKVWHETSPAVGKAKFPLVGDPTHTLTNAFGVHIPEEGLALRGTFIINPEGVIKTAEVHSNEIARDVSETLRKLKAAQYTAAHPGEVCPAKWKEGAATLTPSLDLVGKI; encoded by the coding sequence ATGTCCCTCATCAATACCGCAGTACAACCATTTAAAACTCAAGCTTTCCACAACGGCAAATTTGTGACCGTTAGCGATGAGAGCCTCAAAGGCAAATGGTCAGTATTGATTTTCATGCCAGCAGCATTTACTTTTAACTGCCCAACAGAAATTGAAGATGCAGCAGAGAACTATGCTGAATTTCAAAAGATGGGTGCTGAAGTGTATATCGTTACAACTGACACACATTTCTCACACAAAGTTTGGCACGAAACTTCTCCTGCAGTAGGAAAAGCAAAGTTCCCACTCGTTGGCGACCCAACACATACTTTGACAAATGCATTTGGCGTGCACATTCCTGAAGAAGGTTTAGCATTGCGCGGCACATTCATCATTAATCCTGAAGGTGTTATCAAGACTGCAGAAGTGCATTCAAATGAAATCGCTCGTGATGTTTCTGAAACATTACGCAAGCTCAAAGCAGCACAGTACACAGCAGCACATCCAGGTGAAGTTTGCCCTGCCAAGTGGAAAGAAGGCGCAGCAACATTAACTCCTTCTTTAGACCTCGTAGGCAAGATCTAA
- a CDS encoding DsbE family thiol:disulfide interchange protein produces MKAKFLIPLLLFVVLVVFLAIGLNRDPHEVPSPLINKAAPAFEVPQLGDSNKTFSPASMKGQVWILNVWASWCVACREEHPVLVELAKSQVVPVIGLDYKDKREDALAMLAKQGNPYLLSAFDANGRVGIDYGVYGVPETYVVDKAGIIRFKHIGPLSLEILNQKIFPLVSELKK; encoded by the coding sequence ATGAAGGCAAAATTTTTAATTCCCTTGCTGCTATTTGTTGTTCTGGTTGTCTTTTTAGCAATCGGCCTCAATCGCGATCCACATGAGGTGCCGTCACCTTTAATTAATAAAGCAGCGCCCGCATTTGAAGTGCCTCAACTTGGAGACTCCAACAAGACTTTCTCTCCAGCTAGTATGAAGGGGCAGGTTTGGATTTTGAATGTGTGGGCCTCTTGGTGTGTTGCTTGTCGCGAAGAGCATCCAGTATTGGTTGAGCTTGCTAAATCTCAGGTGGTGCCCGTCATTGGTTTGGATTACAAAGACAAACGAGAAGATGCTTTGGCAATGTTGGCAAAGCAGGGAAACCCATATCTCTTATCAGCATTTGATGCGAATGGGCGCGTTGGAATTGATTACGGCGTTTATGGTGTCCCAGAGACTTATGTCGTTGATAAGGCGGGCATCATCCGGTTTAAGCATATTGGACCTCTAAGTCTAGAAATCTTGAATCAAAAGATTTTTCCTTTGGTAAGTGAGCTCAAGAAATGA
- the ccmB gene encoding heme exporter protein CcmB — MNALLTMIHRDLLLVMRRKSEVLTALFFFVVVTSLFPLGIGADAALLRKIAPGVIWVAALLSTLLGLHRMFASDYADGALEQLALAPQPLVFLVAGKIIAHWLVCGLPLVLLAPTIGIQFDLDASSLYVLMGTLLLGTPVLSLLGSIGAALTLGVRGGSVLMSLLILPLYIPVLIFGAGAVYANSVGLDTSGHFSLLGALLILALAFVPWVSSAAVKIAIE, encoded by the coding sequence ATGAACGCCTTGCTAACAATGATTCACAGGGATTTACTCTTGGTCATGCGACGCAAGAGTGAGGTGCTGACTGCCTTGTTCTTCTTCGTGGTGGTGACCAGTCTATTCCCGCTGGGTATCGGTGCGGATGCCGCATTGTTGCGCAAGATTGCTCCGGGAGTGATTTGGGTGGCCGCTTTGTTATCTACCCTGTTGGGTTTGCACCGCATGTTTGCTTCTGACTATGCGGACGGCGCGTTGGAGCAGTTGGCGTTAGCGCCTCAACCATTGGTATTTTTGGTGGCGGGAAAAATTATTGCACATTGGCTTGTTTGCGGTTTGCCGCTCGTGCTCTTGGCTCCTACTATTGGTATTCAGTTTGATTTAGATGCGAGCTCTTTATATGTGTTGATGGGTACGCTTTTATTGGGAACCCCAGTGCTCTCATTACTGGGGTCCATTGGTGCAGCCTTAACTCTGGGTGTAAGGGGCGGTAGCGTACTGATGAGTCTTTTGATTTTGCCTCTCTATATACCGGTGCTGATCTTTGGTGCCGGCGCTGTCTATGCCAATAGCGTGGGTCTGGATACATCAGGCCATTTTTCATTGCTAGGCGCATTATTGATTTTGGCTTTAGCATTTGTACCTTGGGTAAGTAGTGCTGCTGTAAAGATTGCGATTGAATGA
- a CDS encoding NAD(P)H-dependent oxidoreductase: protein MSLIDKLQWRYATKRMDATQSVPEAKVDQILEAIRMTASSSGLQPYEVIVITNKAIREKIKSIAWDQTQIVDCSHLLIFAAWDNYTAKRINDAFDMTEKIRNFKSEAGDIYRQKLLSTYPVRDAELNYTHAAKQAYIGLGTALIAAAYEQVDCTPMEDFDPATLDEILNLKENGLRSVVMLPLGYRKADEDWSVTPKKARRSKENFVRVSTNAA, encoded by the coding sequence ATGAGTCTGATCGACAAACTGCAGTGGCGCTATGCCACTAAAAGGATGGATGCTACACAATCAGTCCCCGAAGCAAAGGTGGATCAGATCCTGGAAGCTATTCGAATGACAGCAAGCTCAAGCGGCCTACAGCCTTATGAAGTGATTGTTATAACCAATAAGGCTATTCGTGAAAAGATTAAGTCAATTGCCTGGGATCAAACTCAAATTGTGGACTGCTCTCATTTGCTGATCTTTGCAGCCTGGGATAACTACACTGCAAAACGAATCAACGATGCCTTTGATATGACTGAAAAAATTCGTAACTTCAAGAGCGAAGCGGGAGATATCTATCGCCAGAAGTTACTTAGCACCTACCCTGTTCGTGATGCTGAGCTCAATTACACCCATGCAGCCAAACAAGCCTATATTGGATTAGGTACAGCGCTGATTGCGGCTGCATATGAGCAAGTTGACTGCACGCCGATGGAGGACTTTGATCCCGCAACGCTCGATGAAATCTTAAACCTTAAAGAAAATGGGTTGCGTAGCGTTGTGATGCTTCCACTAGGCTATAGAAAAGCAGATGAAGACTGGTCAGTCACTCCTAAGAAGGCTAGAAGATCGAAAGAAAATTTTGTTAGAGTATCGACTAATGCAGCCTAG